A genomic segment from Sulfuritalea hydrogenivorans sk43H encodes:
- a CDS encoding VOC family protein: MAVPDHLVLAARDLDRGTAWLEQRLGVALAPGGRHVRMGTHNRLLGLGDDFYLELIAIDPLAPPPGRPRWFGLDSPEALPEDRPRLIHWVVRSDDIRRDAAASAEAPGEILPMERGDFRWRITVPPDGRLPGSGLVPTLIQWDVPFHPAARLPDAGCRLMKLEGFHPQPARIKAVLDSLGVGARLDVHPCALDEAAELVAYIRTPTGLVELD, from the coding sequence ATGGCGGTACCCGATCACCTCGTGCTCGCCGCGCGCGATCTCGATCGCGGCACCGCGTGGCTGGAGCAGCGGCTCGGCGTGGCACTGGCTCCGGGCGGGCGCCACGTTCGCATGGGCACGCACAATCGCCTGCTCGGCCTTGGTGACGATTTCTACCTCGAACTGATTGCGATCGATCCGCTGGCGCCGCCTCCCGGCCGGCCGCGCTGGTTCGGGCTCGATTCGCCGGAGGCCCTGCCGGAAGATCGTCCGCGCCTGATCCACTGGGTCGTGCGCAGCGACGACATCCGGCGCGATGCCGCCGCGAGTGCCGAGGCGCCGGGCGAGATTCTGCCGATGGAACGCGGCGATTTCCGCTGGCGCATCACGGTGCCGCCCGATGGTCGCCTGCCGGGGAGCGGGCTGGTGCCGACCCTGATCCAATGGGATGTGCCGTTTCATCCGGCGGCGCGACTGCCCGATGCCGGCTGCCGGCTGATGAAGCTGGAGGGCTTTCATCCGCAGCCGGCGCGCATCAAGGCCGTGCTGGACAGCCTCGGCGTAGGCGCGCGGCTTGACGTACATCCCTGTGCGCTCGATGAAGCCGCCGAGCTTGTCGCCTATATTCGCACGCCAACGGGTCTGGTCGAGCTCGACTGA
- the nikR gene encoding nickel-responsive transcriptional regulator NikR — protein sequence MERITISLDADLAAEFDRLIAERGYQNRSEAVRDLLRAHLEQARQKRGEATHCVANLSYVYNHHERDLAERLTALQHGQHDLTVATLHAHLDHENCLESVILRGPTAAVRKFSDALIAERGVRHGQLNLIDVEVDAGREHHHGYTPAGRSRGHVHLKPKT from the coding sequence GTGGAACGCATAACGATTTCTCTCGATGCCGACCTGGCCGCCGAGTTCGACCGGCTGATCGCCGAGCGCGGCTACCAGAACCGTTCCGAGGCGGTGCGCGACCTGCTGCGGGCACATCTGGAACAGGCGCGCCAGAAGCGTGGCGAGGCGACCCATTGCGTCGCCAATCTTTCCTATGTTTATAACCACCATGAGCGCGACCTGGCCGAGCGGCTTACTGCCCTGCAGCACGGCCAGCACGACCTCACGGTGGCCACCCTGCATGCCCATCTCGACCACGAGAACTGCCTTGAAAGCGTCATCCTGCGCGGGCCGACGGCCGCGGTGCGCAAGTTCTCCGATGCGCTGATCGCCGAGCGCGGCGTGCGCCACGGCCAGCTCAACCTGATCGACGTCGAGGTCGATGCGGGACGCGAGCATCATCACGGCTATACGCCCGCCGGCCGCAGTCGCGGTCATGTGCATCTGAAGCCAAAAACCTGA
- a CDS encoding HD domain-containing phosphohydrolase, giving the protein MTDARASDDQRFRHCLEIQRRVSSVHDLGRLAQVVMGEVTALLGADRSTLFLFDRDTMELRANFAEGVEGRALVVPLRMGIVGTAILRRELTNVSNAYASPYFNPEVDSILDYRTESLLVAPLLAADGHILGGLELLNKITGRFTAEDEVMIRQTAGRLAKWVENGDIYPAGVEAEVIALRNTVGCDRGTVFVLEEGSGRLVAIHADGGDGRSISLNMKLGIAGLTAVTGRSIRIDEAWEDSRFDRSVDQRTGYRTHSMLCVPLKSTSGESLGVVQAINRRGGLFSDDDLATLEAVAGIVAIAIENAMMFAEQERQFHSMLDVLAASIDAKDGLTAGHSTNVALHAVAIGRELGFNIEELDLLRVAAVLHDYGKIGVSDSVLRKEGPFDDAEFDEMKRHPALTEDILTRIHFTRKYRNVPLIAASHHERLDGSGYPRGLTEREIPFMSKILTVADVFEALTADRHYRKKMSVEDALSILDAGAGTRFDAHVIAALRRCLGVPEPLVAKAPPLENYRSGK; this is encoded by the coding sequence ATGACCGATGCCCGCGCGTCCGACGACCAGCGCTTTCGCCACTGCCTCGAAATCCAGCGGCGGGTAAGTTCCGTGCACGACCTCGGCCGCCTGGCCCAGGTCGTGATGGGCGAGGTGACGGCCCTGCTGGGAGCCGACCGCAGCACCTTGTTCCTGTTCGACCGGGACACCATGGAGTTGCGCGCGAATTTTGCAGAGGGCGTCGAAGGGCGCGCGCTGGTGGTGCCGCTGCGCATGGGGATTGTCGGCACCGCGATCCTGCGCCGCGAGCTCACCAACGTATCCAACGCCTACGCCTCGCCGTATTTCAATCCCGAGGTCGATTCCATACTCGACTATCGCACCGAAAGCCTGCTGGTGGCCCCGTTGCTGGCGGCGGACGGGCATATCCTGGGCGGGCTCGAACTGCTCAACAAGATCACCGGCCGCTTTACCGCCGAAGACGAGGTAATGATCAGGCAGACGGCGGGACGGCTGGCCAAGTGGGTCGAGAATGGCGATATCTATCCCGCCGGGGTCGAAGCCGAGGTGATTGCCCTGCGCAATACCGTGGGCTGCGATCGCGGCACGGTGTTCGTGCTGGAGGAGGGCAGCGGCCGGCTGGTGGCGATCCACGCCGATGGCGGCGACGGGCGCTCGATTTCGCTCAACATGAAACTCGGCATCGCCGGCCTGACCGCCGTGACGGGACGCAGCATCCGCATCGACGAGGCCTGGGAAGATTCGCGCTTCGACCGCAGCGTGGACCAGCGCACCGGCTACCGCACCCATTCGATGCTGTGCGTGCCGCTGAAAAGCACCTCGGGCGAATCGCTCGGCGTGGTGCAGGCCATCAACAGGCGCGGCGGGCTGTTTTCCGATGACGATCTGGCGACGCTGGAGGCGGTGGCCGGCATTGTCGCCATCGCCATCGAGAATGCCATGATGTTTGCCGAGCAGGAGCGCCAGTTCCACAGCATGCTCGATGTCCTGGCGGCGTCGATCGATGCCAAGGACGGGCTGACCGCGGGCCATTCGACCAACGTGGCGCTGCATGCGGTGGCCATCGGCCGCGAACTCGGCTTCAACATCGAGGAGCTCGACCTGCTGCGGGTCGCGGCGGTGCTCCACGATTACGGCAAGATCGGCGTCAGCGACAGCGTGCTGAGGAAGGAAGGTCCCTTCGACGACGCCGAATTCGACGAAATGAAGCGGCATCCCGCTCTGACCGAAGACATCCTGACGCGCATCCATTTCACCCGCAAGTATCGCAATGTGCCGCTGATCGCCGCCTCGCACCACGAGCGGCTTGACGGCAGCGGCTATCCGCGCGGTTTGACGGAGCGCGAAATTCCCTTCATGTCGAAGATACTGACGGTCGCCGATGTCTTCGAGGCGCTGACGGCGGATCGCCACTACCGCAAGAAAATGAGCGTCGAGGATGCGCTGTCGATACTCGATGCCGGGGCCGGCACGCGTTTCGACGCCCACGTGATTGCCGCCTTGCGGCGCTGCCTTGGCGTGCCGGAGCCTCTGGTGGCGAAAGCGCCTCCGCTCGAGAACTATCGCTCCGGCAAATAA
- a CDS encoding NAD(P)H-dependent oxidoreductase subunit E, with protein MSDIDVIAAVLDRHHHDGTRLMQILREIQEQLGWLAPETLTSVAATVGWPRARVEGTADFYSFFHTRPMGRYRVLWSDNITDRMLGNTDLMDAMCKKLWLEPGRVSEDGLVSVDTTSCTGMCDQGPALLVNYRAITRMTPSRVDDMIELIRKEAPVAEWPAAWFAVEDNIRRKGILLDHGLVPGQALAAALERGPEKMLAEIKDAKLRGRGGAGFGTGLKWEACRNAAGHGAGAAHYVVCNADEGEPGTFKDRVLLTSHADLVFEGMSIAGLVVGAKKGLLYLRGEYRYLLEPLESALAARREAKLLGSNILGTPFEFDIEIHLGAGAYICGEESALIESLEGKPGRPRIRPPFPVTHGYLDQPTTVNNVETLAAACLIATHGSAWYLRHGTEKSSGSKILSVSGDCERPGIYEYPYGVTVRQVLDDCGAWNPQAVQVSGPSGICLAEAEFGRRIAFEDIPTAGAFMAFDETRDMFEVARNFAHFFAHESCGFCTPCRVGTTLVRNLMDKIARNHGSPYDINELFKLHRLMQGASHCGLGNSACNPMFDTLNKFRPAYERRLMSLNYEPAFDLDAALSQARQMTGRDDDAAHFSAHLQKEAEA; from the coding sequence ATGTCCGATATCGATGTGATTGCTGCTGTCCTTGACCGCCACCATCATGACGGCACGCGCCTGATGCAGATTCTGCGCGAGATACAGGAACAACTTGGCTGGCTGGCTCCCGAAACCTTGACCAGCGTGGCGGCGACGGTTGGCTGGCCGCGCGCCAGGGTCGAAGGCACCGCCGATTTCTACAGCTTCTTCCACACCCGGCCGATGGGCCGCTACCGCGTTTTGTGGAGCGACAACATCACCGACCGCATGCTGGGCAATACCGACCTGATGGACGCCATGTGCAAGAAGCTCTGGCTGGAACCGGGGCGGGTTTCCGAAGACGGACTGGTCAGCGTCGATACCACGTCCTGCACCGGCATGTGCGACCAGGGGCCGGCGCTGCTGGTCAACTACCGGGCGATCACGCGCATGACGCCCTCCCGCGTCGACGACATGATCGAGCTGATCCGCAAGGAAGCGCCCGTCGCCGAATGGCCGGCGGCATGGTTCGCGGTCGAGGACAACATCCGGCGCAAGGGCATCCTGCTCGATCACGGCCTGGTTCCCGGCCAGGCCCTGGCGGCGGCGCTGGAACGCGGCCCGGAAAAGATGCTGGCCGAGATCAAGGATGCGAAGCTGCGCGGCCGCGGCGGCGCCGGCTTCGGCACCGGCCTCAAATGGGAGGCCTGCCGCAATGCCGCGGGACATGGAGCGGGTGCCGCGCATTACGTCGTCTGCAATGCCGACGAAGGCGAACCCGGCACCTTCAAGGATCGCGTGTTGCTGACTTCCCATGCCGATCTGGTATTCGAGGGCATGAGCATCGCCGGCCTGGTGGTGGGCGCGAAAAAGGGCCTGCTCTACCTGCGTGGCGAGTACCGCTACCTGCTCGAACCCCTGGAGTCGGCGCTGGCGGCACGGCGCGAAGCGAAACTGCTGGGCAGCAACATCCTCGGCACGCCTTTCGAGTTCGACATCGAAATCCACCTCGGTGCCGGCGCCTACATCTGCGGCGAGGAATCGGCGCTGATCGAGTCGCTCGAAGGCAAGCCCGGCCGGCCACGCATCCGCCCGCCCTTCCCCGTCACCCACGGCTACCTCGACCAGCCGACCACGGTGAACAACGTCGAGACGCTGGCGGCGGCCTGCCTGATCGCCACCCACGGCAGCGCCTGGTATCTGCGGCACGGCACCGAAAAATCCAGCGGCAGCAAGATCCTTTCCGTCAGCGGCGACTGCGAACGCCCCGGAATCTACGAATATCCCTACGGCGTCACGGTACGGCAGGTGCTTGACGACTGCGGCGCCTGGAATCCCCAGGCCGTGCAGGTCTCCGGCCCTTCCGGCATCTGCCTGGCGGAAGCCGAATTCGGCCGCCGGATCGCCTTCGAGGACATCCCCACCGCGGGCGCCTTCATGGCCTTCGACGAAACCCGCGACATGTTCGAGGTGGCGCGCAACTTCGCCCACTTCTTCGCCCACGAGTCCTGCGGCTTCTGCACCCCATGCCGGGTCGGTACCACGCTGGTGCGCAACCTGATGGACAAGATCGCGCGCAACCACGGCTCGCCCTACGACATCAACGAACTGTTCAAGCTGCACCGGCTGATGCAGGGCGCCAGCCACTGCGGGCTGGGCAACAGCGCCTGCAACCCGATGTTCGACACGCTCAACAAGTTCCGTCCCGCCTACGAACGCCGGCTCATGTCGCTCAATTACGAACCGGCCTTCGATCTCGACGCGGCACTTTCGCAAGCGCGGCAGATGACCGGCCGCGACGACGACGCCGCGCATTTTTCAGCGCATTTGCAAAAAGAGGCCGAAGCATGA
- a CDS encoding 2Fe-2S iron-sulfur cluster-binding protein, translating to MTATNTFHIDGKEVPFTPGQTVIQAATANGTWIPHLCWHPDFQVNGSCKLCTVKVNGRFGSSCTMEAQAGMEVENRTAELDDKRRTLLQMLFVEGNHFCPSCEKSGDCALQATAYELKMMSPHFDMFYPDRPVDASHPDILLDFNRCIMCSLCVSASRDVDGKSIFYMGGRGILGRRVHVSSESGKLGDTDFAVTDRAASVCPVGVILKKRRGFAVPIGERTYDKAPISGQVKETTS from the coding sequence ATGACCGCGACCAACACCTTCCATATCGACGGCAAGGAAGTTCCCTTCACGCCGGGACAGACCGTCATCCAGGCGGCGACCGCAAACGGCACCTGGATTCCGCACTTGTGCTGGCATCCGGATTTCCAGGTTAACGGCTCCTGCAAGCTGTGTACGGTCAAGGTCAATGGACGCTTCGGCTCAAGCTGCACCATGGAGGCGCAGGCCGGCATGGAGGTCGAAAACCGCACGGCCGAACTCGACGACAAGCGCCGAACGCTGTTGCAGATGCTGTTCGTCGAAGGCAACCACTTCTGCCCGTCCTGCGAGAAAAGCGGCGACTGTGCCCTGCAGGCCACCGCCTACGAACTGAAGATGATGTCGCCGCATTTCGACATGTTCTACCCCGACCGCCCGGTGGATGCCTCGCACCCCGACATCCTGCTCGACTTCAACCGCTGCATCATGTGTTCGCTGTGCGTTTCCGCGTCACGCGACGTCGACGGCAAGAGCATCTTCTACATGGGCGGGCGCGGCATTCTCGGCCGCCGCGTGCATGTCAGCAGCGAGAGCGGGAAACTAGGCGACACCGATTTCGCCGTCACCGACCGTGCCGCCAGCGTCTGCCCGGTTGGCGTGATCCTGAAGAAGCGCCGCGGCTTTGCCGTGCCGATCGGCGAGCGCACCTACGACAAGGCGCCGATCAGCGGACAGGTCAAGGAAACCACATCATGA
- a CDS encoding NADH-quinone oxidoreductase subunit B family protein, translating into MNAPTSQAAPVARKLRVATTSLAGCFGCHMSILDIDERILKLVELVEFDRSPLTDIKTCGPCDLGIIEGGLCNAENVHVLREFRKNCKVLLALGACAINGGLPAQRNHLDLRDILEEVYQTGADMSHGGIPNDPELPLPLNKVHPIHEVVKVDYFLPGCPPPADAIWKLLTDLLAGRTPNIGHGLLHYD; encoded by the coding sequence ATGAACGCCCCCACCAGCCAGGCCGCACCCGTCGCCAGGAAGCTGCGCGTCGCCACCACCAGCCTTGCCGGCTGCTTCGGCTGCCACATGTCCATCCTCGACATCGACGAGCGCATCCTGAAGCTGGTCGAGCTGGTCGAGTTCGACCGTTCGCCGCTGACCGACATCAAGACCTGCGGCCCCTGCGACCTGGGCATCATCGAAGGCGGCCTGTGCAACGCCGAGAACGTGCATGTGCTGCGCGAGTTCCGCAAGAACTGCAAGGTGCTGCTGGCCCTGGGCGCCTGCGCCATCAACGGCGGCCTGCCCGCGCAGCGCAACCACCTCGACCTGCGCGACATCCTCGAAGAGGTGTATCAGACGGGAGCGGACATGTCCCATGGCGGAATACCCAACGATCCGGAACTGCCGCTGCCGCTGAACAAGGTGCATCCGATCCACGAAGTGGTGAAAGTGGATTATTTCCTGCCCGGCTGCCCGCCACCCGCCGACGCCATCTGGAAGCTGCTGACCGACCTGCTCGCCGGCCGCACGCCGAACATTGGCCACGGCCTGCTGCATTACGACTGA
- a CDS encoding Ni/Fe hydrogenase subunit alpha, giving the protein MSFELETALSPEKLRRVAIDPVSRVEGHGKVTILLDDDNKVHQVRLHIVEFRGFEKFIQGRPYWEVPVMVQRLCGICPVSHHLAASKALDMMLGIKQLTPTAEKNRRLMHYGQILQSHALHFFHLSSPDLLFGFGSDVAARNVVGVIAAHPEIARKGVLLRKYGQEVIRMTAGKRVHGTGSIPGGVNKSLSAEERAELLKDIYQMVAWSREAVGMIRGLFEQNLVEYNDFGRFRSAGMCLVSPSGAMDLYHGGLRARDIDGKTLFDHFDYGRYWDVIAEDVKPWSYMKFPFFKSLGPDDGSYRVGPLSRVTLCDSIATPLADKAREEFMAFDGGSAAGATLGYHWARMIEMLHAAESIKDLLHDDDISGHDLMATGTRQERGVGVIEAPRGTLIHHYRVNEDDQVIRANLIVSTTHNNQAMNTAVREVAKKYLNGREITEGLLNHIEVAIRAFDPCLSCATHALGQMPLEAAIVGADGTVIDEATRDHRGLTRKV; this is encoded by the coding sequence ATGAGCTTCGAACTCGAAACCGCCCTCTCCCCCGAAAAACTGCGCCGCGTCGCCATCGATCCCGTGTCGCGGGTCGAAGGCCACGGCAAGGTCACCATCCTGCTCGACGACGACAACAAGGTGCACCAGGTGCGCCTGCACATCGTCGAATTCCGCGGCTTCGAAAAATTCATCCAGGGCCGCCCGTATTGGGAAGTTCCGGTCATGGTGCAGCGCCTGTGCGGCATCTGCCCGGTCTCGCACCATCTCGCCGCCTCGAAGGCGCTGGACATGATGCTCGGCATCAAGCAACTGACGCCGACCGCCGAAAAGAATCGCCGCCTGATGCACTACGGCCAGATTCTGCAATCGCATGCTTTGCATTTCTTCCATCTTTCTTCACCCGACCTGCTGTTCGGCTTCGGTTCGGACGTCGCCGCGCGCAATGTCGTCGGCGTCATCGCCGCGCATCCCGAGATCGCCAGGAAGGGCGTACTGCTCAGGAAGTACGGCCAGGAAGTGATCCGCATGACGGCCGGCAAGCGCGTGCATGGCACCGGCTCGATTCCCGGTGGCGTGAACAAATCGCTGTCGGCCGAAGAACGCGCCGAGCTGCTGAAAGACATCTACCAGATGGTGGCCTGGTCCCGCGAGGCGGTCGGCATGATCCGCGGCCTGTTCGAGCAGAACCTCGTCGAATACAACGACTTCGGCCGCTTCCGCTCCGCCGGCATGTGCCTGGTGTCGCCCTCCGGCGCGATGGACCTCTACCACGGCGGCCTGCGCGCGCGCGACATCGACGGCAAGACCCTGTTCGACCATTTCGATTACGGCCGCTACTGGGATGTCATCGCCGAGGACGTCAAGCCCTGGTCCTACATGAAGTTCCCCTTCTTCAAGTCGCTGGGGCCGGACGACGGCTCCTACCGCGTCGGCCCGCTGTCCCGCGTCACCCTCTGCGACAGCATCGCGACACCGCTGGCCGACAAGGCGCGCGAGGAATTCATGGCCTTCGACGGCGGCAGCGCAGCCGGCGCCACGCTCGGCTACCACTGGGCACGCATGATCGAAATGCTGCACGCCGCCGAGAGCATCAAGGACCTGCTGCACGACGACGACATCAGCGGCCACGACCTGATGGCCACCGGAACCCGCCAGGAACGCGGCGTCGGCGTCATCGAAGCGCCGCGCGGCACGCTGATCCACCACTACCGCGTCAATGAAGACGACCAGGTGATCCGCGCCAACCTGATCGTGTCGACCACGCACAACAACCAGGCGATGAACACGGCGGTGCGCGAAGTGGCGAAGAAGTACCTCAACGGACGCGAGATCACCGAAGGCCTGCTCAACCACATCGAAGTCGCGATCCGCGCCTTCGACCCCTGCCTGTCCTGCGCCACGCATGCACTGGGCCAGATGCCGCTCGAAGCCGCAATAGTCGGCGCTGACGGTACGGTGATCGACGAAGCCACGCGAGACCATCGCGGGCTCACCCGGAAAGTTTGA
- a CDS encoding hydrogenase maturation protease, with the protein MTAPTLVFGWGNPSRGDDALGPLFVEHFTALAARHPEWGAVECLTDFQLQVEHALDLQGRRRVLFVDASLDAVAPCSLVRIEAARDASFTTHAMSPQAVLKVFVDIDDGEPPPCWLLAIRGERFELGEPLSESAAGNLKVALLAAVDWIAGGR; encoded by the coding sequence TTGACCGCGCCGACGCTGGTTTTCGGCTGGGGCAACCCCAGTCGCGGCGACGATGCGCTGGGGCCGCTGTTCGTCGAGCACTTCACCGCACTGGCGGCACGCCATCCGGAATGGGGCGCAGTCGAATGCCTGACCGATTTCCAGTTGCAGGTGGAACATGCGCTCGACCTGCAGGGCCGCCGCCGCGTGCTGTTTGTCGACGCCAGCCTCGATGCCGTCGCACCCTGCTCTCTGGTCCGCATCGAAGCAGCGCGCGACGCCAGCTTCACAACCCACGCCATGAGCCCGCAGGCCGTGCTCAAGGTCTTTGTCGACATCGACGACGGCGAGCCGCCGCCCTGCTGGTTGCTGGCGATACGCGGCGAACGCTTCGAGCTCGGTGAACCCTTGTCGGAATCCGCTGCCGGAAACCTGAAAGTCGCCCTGCTCGCAGCTGTCGACTGGATCGCCGGCGGCCGTTGA
- a CDS encoding glycoside hydrolase family 15 protein — MNNLDLAMIGNCTVGALIDARAKIVWGCFPRFDGDPVFCSLLRNADDYGYAAVELADCERTEQHYLENTAILLTRLHDCHGGGVEITDFAPRFGQYGRMFRPMMLVRRIRRLGGSPRLTLRLRPACDDGAARPEVTWGSNHIRYVAPGLTLRLTTDASLTAILQETPFFLEDTVTLLLGADESVHEAAGEVGRRFFEETAQYWREWVRFLGIPYEWQEAVIRAAVTLKLNAFDDTGAIVAAMTTSIPEAAGSSRNWDYRYCWLRDGYFVVNALNRLGATRSMERYIAYIVNVAANAAGGALQPVYGIDGRADLAEREVDALPGYRGMGPVRIGNQAYRQVQHDVYGSAILAATHIFFDQRLTRRGDEALFHRLEALGEQARRCYDQPDAGLWELRGSARVHTFSAVMCWAACDRLGRIAARLGLAERAAYWSEYSKQMHETISRRAWNKRRNAFVSTFDGKAMDASLLLLAEVGFLDVADPRFAATVAAVEKDLRHGDFIFRYVEKDDFGKPENAFLVCTFWYVNALAALDRRDEARALFERLLACRNQHGLLAEHIDPKTGEQWGNFVQTYSMVGLINAAIRLSMRWDQAF, encoded by the coding sequence ATGAACAACCTTGACCTGGCAATGATCGGCAACTGCACGGTGGGCGCGCTGATCGATGCGCGGGCGAAGATCGTCTGGGGCTGCTTTCCGCGCTTCGACGGCGATCCGGTGTTTTGCTCGCTGCTGAGAAATGCCGACGACTACGGTTATGCCGCAGTCGAACTGGCGGACTGCGAGCGTACCGAGCAGCACTATCTGGAGAACACCGCGATCCTGCTGACGCGGCTCCACGACTGCCATGGTGGCGGGGTGGAAATCACCGATTTCGCGCCGCGCTTCGGCCAGTACGGGCGCATGTTCCGGCCGATGATGCTGGTGCGCCGCATCCGCCGCCTCGGCGGCAGCCCGCGCCTGACCCTGCGCCTGCGGCCCGCCTGCGATGACGGCGCCGCGCGCCCGGAGGTGACCTGGGGCAGCAACCACATCCGCTACGTGGCGCCGGGGCTCACGCTGCGCCTGACGACGGATGCCTCGCTAACCGCCATCCTGCAGGAAACCCCGTTCTTCCTCGAAGATACCGTGACCCTGTTGCTTGGCGCCGATGAGAGCGTGCATGAGGCGGCGGGCGAGGTCGGCCGGCGTTTTTTCGAGGAGACGGCCCAGTACTGGCGCGAGTGGGTGCGCTTCCTTGGCATTCCCTACGAGTGGCAGGAGGCGGTAATTCGCGCTGCTGTCACGCTCAAGCTGAATGCCTTCGACGACACCGGCGCCATCGTCGCCGCGATGACCACCTCGATACCCGAGGCGGCCGGCAGCAGCCGCAACTGGGACTACCGCTACTGCTGGCTGCGCGACGGCTATTTCGTGGTCAATGCGCTGAACCGGCTCGGCGCCACGCGCAGCATGGAGCGCTACATCGCCTACATCGTCAACGTCGCGGCAAATGCGGCCGGCGGAGCGCTGCAACCGGTGTACGGCATCGATGGCCGCGCCGACCTCGCCGAACGGGAAGTCGATGCGCTGCCAGGCTATCGCGGCATGGGGCCGGTGCGCATCGGCAACCAGGCCTATCGCCAGGTCCAGCATGACGTGTATGGCTCGGCCATCCTGGCGGCGACGCACATCTTCTTCGACCAGCGCCTGACCCGGCGCGGCGATGAGGCGCTGTTTCATCGCCTCGAAGCTTTGGGCGAACAGGCGCGGCGTTGCTACGACCAGCCCGATGCGGGCCTGTGGGAGTTGCGCGGCAGTGCCCGAGTGCACACCTTCTCGGCCGTGATGTGCTGGGCGGCCTGCGATCGCCTCGGACGCATCGCCGCACGCCTCGGACTGGCCGAACGTGCGGCGTACTGGTCCGAATATTCAAAGCAGATGCACGAGACGATCAGCCGGCGCGCATGGAACAAGCGGCGCAACGCCTTCGTCTCGACCTTCGACGGCAAGGCGATGGACGCGAGCCTGCTGTTGCTGGCCGAAGTCGGCTTTCTCGACGTTGCCGATCCGCGCTTTGCGGCCACCGTTGCCGCCGTCGAGAAGGATCTGCGCCACGGCGACTTCATCTTCCGCTATGTCGAAAAGGACGATTTCGGCAAGCCGGAAAATGCCTTCCTGGTGTGCACCTTCTGGTACGTCAATGCCCTGGCGGCGCTGGACCGGCGCGACGAGGCGCGCGCGCTGTTCGAGCGCCTGCTGGCCTGTCGCAATCAGCATGGCCTGCTGGCCGAACACATCGACCCGAAGACCGGTGAGCAATGGGGAAATTTCGTACAGACCTACAGCATGGTGGGCTTGATCAACGCCGCCATCCGCCTGTCGATGCGCTGGGACCAGGCCTTTTGA
- the otsB gene encoding trehalose-phosphatase, whose product MTSGHIRRPPDTEIDWAFFLDVDGTLLEIADQPSFVHVDTELLELVAQLHQLTGGAVALISGRSISNLEELLGALRLPLAGQHGLERRDAAGRLWIHAAPPEAKCAIREALLPVLARHSGLLLEDKGLTLALHYRRAPHLAAYAHRLMAQLMKEAGGGLELQKGKCVIELKPAGIDKGTAVAEYLTESPFRGRLPVFIGDDLNDEHGFAEVNRMGGISIKVGSGRSGAAYRLSGVAAVRRWLGGALKGRQ is encoded by the coding sequence ATGACAAGCGGGCATATCAGGCGGCCGCCGGACACGGAGATCGACTGGGCATTTTTCCTCGATGTCGATGGCACGCTGCTGGAGATTGCCGACCAGCCGTCGTTTGTACATGTGGATACGGAGCTGCTGGAACTGGTTGCGCAACTGCATCAACTGACCGGCGGCGCGGTCGCCCTGATCAGCGGACGCTCCATTTCCAATCTGGAAGAACTGCTCGGCGCGCTGCGCCTGCCGCTGGCCGGTCAGCATGGCCTGGAACGACGCGACGCCGCCGGGCGTCTGTGGATTCATGCCGCGCCACCCGAGGCCAAATGCGCGATCAGGGAGGCGCTGCTGCCGGTGCTGGCCCGTCACTCCGGCCTGCTGCTGGAGGACAAGGGGCTCACGCTGGCCCTGCACTACCGGCGGGCGCCGCACCTGGCCGCCTATGCCCATCGGCTGATGGCGCAACTGATGAAGGAAGCCGGAGGCGGGCTGGAACTGCAGAAGGGCAAGTGCGTGATCGAACTCAAGCCGGCTGGCATCGACAAGGGCACGGCTGTGGCCGAATACCTGACGGAGTCGCCGTTTCGCGGGCGCCTTCCGGTGTTCATCGGCGACGATCTCAACGACGAACACGGCTTTGCCGAGGTAAACCGGATGGGCGGCATTTCGATCAAGGTCGGCAGCGGCCGGAGTGGTGCGGCGTATCGTCTGTCCGGCGTCGCTGCGGTACGGCGCTGGCTGGGCGGCGCATTGAAAGGACGGCAATGA